Within the Indicator indicator isolate 239-I01 chromosome 1, UM_Iind_1.1, whole genome shotgun sequence genome, the region TTTCACCAGTGACACAGACAATGGGATTGAGCACACCCTCAGGGTCTTacaaatgacaccaagctaaAACGTGACGCCTATGTGcttgggatgccatccagacaGACCTGGACAAACCCGAGAAGTGGGCCCAtgtgagcctcatgaggttcaacaaagccaagtgcaaggtcctgcatatGAGTCAGAGCAATCCtcagtatcaatacaggctggaagATGCATGGAAGCTTTGCTTATTAAAATCAAAGtcatattattattttttttaataggtttGAAAGCAGTAATTTAACAGGTCATGCCTCCTTCCACAACAGTGAATCTCTTGATAGTCTAAACCTTCAGAACTTGGCTTCCCTGGGGTTTTCATTACTAAATTTCCACTAACCTGTTTCCAgtgcattttctgtttctgtagaAGCCTTAGTGAATATATTAAGCCTCCTTCCTACTTTGAGACTTCtataaacaaaaaggaaaaacgGTATTTAGTATTTCACAACACTTCACAACACTGCCAGACAACAAatttaaaagcacaaaatatTCTCATGAACTAACAAgtctcaagagaaaaaaaaaaaaaaaagatagtgaCTCTCACTAAATCTTTGGACTTTTAAGCAGAGAAGGTGTTTATGACTTTATTATTTGTCTGTAATAGAGCTTCCTAAAACATTTCCATGTCAAAGAATGAGCACAAATCAAACATTGTATTTGCAGTCATTTTTTACTGAAGTATTTCAGAATCTGAACAAAGCTAAACAGTATCAAATCACAGTACTCAAGTAATTTTACAAAGTTGCAACTAAAAAGTGATTCTGgcgatttggttttttttccatgtaaaaaTATTGCACAATTcaggaagagaaaaggcaaCAGCTAAATCAAACAATTCCTGCTTTATGACTTAAATAGCCTTTCTGGAAGATTACGTAGCCCTCTTCTCTGCCATATGGCAAACACTCAAAGTATATCTGTATGCTATATTTTAAATAGCACTACCCTGATGCTCTCTCTTCTgaacataaaaatatttcattttgacCATCTATTTTTAATCACATTTTTAGCATAAACCTATACTAAACAAAACAGCCACAGTCCAAGAGTTCAACAAGtaatcaaaatatttcttctaataaatggaaacaaaggaaaaacaatgctTTTACTGTAGAACACACTGAACTTTAGAACAAATGATTCTTTTAATCATACAACCTTCCAGGTTTCCACTAAAATTCAAGTACTTCCTACTTTATATTACTACTTATTCACTGTTACCCTGACAATATTCGCCCTTCCTGACCTTAAAATTTCACCTCTGGATTTACTGTGATTTTCTGATGGCCACAACTACTTGTACAAAGTTACTCTTGTTACTGATGTAACTACCCTGGATTCATTTCAGCACAGAGCAATCTAATTACAGAGCTTTAAAAGAATGTAGATTAAGGAGTATACTTTCCTGTCTGTGTGTAACTCCCAATGACACTGACCGAAGATTCAACCATCACTTGGAagaacatttcttttaaaacGACCAGTTCAAATTACTATAAAGCAACATCACTCATTTCATTGAAATCTAATTCAATTTAAACTTAAGATACTCTTCCTAACTCATTCTTTTCTATTATATTAACCCACTCTTTTCATATTATCAATAAATATGTATACCGCTTAGACCTTCAGGGATGCAAAAGGAAACTTAGGACTGAAACTGGAGACAGTTTGATCATTATATGTATTTTAGAAACTACTCTGAGGTACTGTTCCTGAAGTTACCTATCAAGTACACCTTCATCACACAAAGAGGGCAAGACAGCTTCTCAGATATCGtaaatttaataaatgttttcaaaCATAACTCAAATTCACTTTACTCTGCAGTATGTTAACAATTAAAAGTTTAGCAACGATTTAAAATAATGCACACCATACAGGAACATAATGTCTCAGGTTTTCAGCTTATACTTCTAGATCATActatttctgttctttcaagCTATGAAACACTTTTAATCCGATACCTTAAATAAAGTatttctcatagaatcatactgTAATAACAAAATTACTTCCAAGTGACTACGTACTCTGTCTGGTAATTATCCTTACATTAGAAATACCTATAAATCCAATCATCAGCTGATAGTGAAGTCAGTTCCCTTGCTCCTCAAaccagcagcttccagctgaATGAAAACCCCAGGGAAGGTAAGAGCTCAGTCAAGGAGGGCTTGGTCAAGAACCTTGTTCCCTTCTTCCCCTCAACTTCTATTACAAGAAGTCCCTCTTGTACTTTGCATCAGGAAAATACTGCCTTGTAACACTGAAGAGGTCCAAGAGATACTTCCCCAACACACCTTACCAGTTGGTAGTTCAAGAACAGGGAAACTACTCAGAAATATTTCAGCAAGCAGATTAAGTTCTTCTGATGAGTGACTTTAAGCCACTCCTTTGAGGTTTCTGCATGATCTACGTGGCTCAGTGCATATGCTCCCATTTGTTCCTTATAGGAAATCACAATTCTCTATTTATGAGGTATTGTAATAGATGTCTCAGATTATTGTACATCTGCTTAGCCATAaatttatgccttttttttattattacaatTTATCCAAATTGTCTTCAGCATTATCTATCTAAACACAAATTAATTCCTCAAATTCCAGGTCTCAACCCCAAGAAGAGAGGATTCATTTGCaaaaaaaatgatcagagaaGCTAATCTCACTAAAAATAGAACTGCTGGAAAAAGACTATGCTGAGAAGGAATGTGATGATGAGCTGCCGTAGGGAAATCAAAAGACTGCAGGGAAGAAAGCATAACTTTCAGGAGTAAAAGAAAGATTTAAGACCACTCCTTAATTTGTTCAGAAATAGTCGGGCCACATAAACCAGCAGCAAGATAAATTTAAACAGTACCTTGAAAAGATCATGTAAATTATGAAGTTCATTTCACAGACTGATAATGTCACAGACAATTGAGAAATCAACTACAGAATGACTAATCAGTTGCACCAAAATGGTAAAAATAACAACAATCACCTTTAAAATCTCTTTAAAACTCCAACAGAATGAATGAAACTTTTCTAAACACAGAACATTTATCAAAGTTTTCCCTCAGATGAAAAGAAGTCTTCAAAGCCTCCATTTCTCAAAACATCAAGAAAATGAGCTATAAGTGTATCATGCATAAGTGAAAATAATTTAACCTAGCTAAACCAAACACAAATACATTTCAGCACCAAGTATTTTTCATGTTCAGAAATTTAATATTAAACAAGCACACACCATTTGATTAGCTGGACAACACTAACTAGTGTGTTCTCACAGAAGTTTATTGCAATGCTAAGAGTACTTttcttgaaaatatttaaataatttctttaagcTCAGAAGTATCATGGGACACATGAACAactaaatttaaaatattatccATTAGTAGTTGTTTGCACACCACTTCTGTTGGAAGAGAACACAAGAAAAATACCTTCCGGAGACAAAAGACGGAGGTAATAGTCTTCCAGACTTGCTTTGAACATCCTCATCCAAATCCAATGAGATGCGATTGGATATCCTCACACCTCTCTGAGCTGTGGACTGCCTTTTAATTGCCATTTTGGAAAGAACATTGCTgaaattaaaaatgtgaatGCAGAAGATCAACAAATGGACGAAGCAAGGAAGTTTATCCCATGTATTAACCAGAAGGCCCACTCTCAATTGGTTTCATAAGCCTTTATGAGACAGAATTACACATTTTCACAAAATGCACCCATTTTGAAGTCATCAGACATCCAAGCCTTACTTTTTAAACCACCTGAGTTGTTATGTTCTTTATAGATTAAATGAAAAGTGTTATTTTAGCCTAGTAAATCAACAGTGAATGCTGCATTTTAACTTATTTAGTGTCcaactagaagaaaaaaaatcatgtgtcTGCATACCAATATTCAGAGTGCACTACATATATTTTGCTTAAGCAAATGAGGAATTTCTCTCTGGATACAAGGAATACACCAAAATAGAGAGGTAAAAATCACTGGGGTTTTGGACAGGAACCAACAGTGCCCAgagacagagctgtgctgctacAGATCAAAAGGAAGCTTGCCTTCACACATCAGCTGACATGGGTCAATCATGTCACTCGAATAAGTAGGTCACCTTTCCTGATCCACTGCAATCTGTTGCATTGCGTAATCATATTACAGCATTAATAGACCACATCTTCCTTCATATTTCTGTAGTCCAAATCATACGTGAAGAGCAAACACTCTGATCTCTTCCAGAGCTGTATGCAGCTCATCCTGAATGCAAAGAACAAAACACACCACCTTTCTGCCCCTGCCAATCACTCCCCTTAACTAGCAAGCCTGCTGGTTGGTAAAGACCAGGCTGGTAATTCTTTGGCAGGGATAGGTCTTCACCCAGTCATTTTCAGTAACAGTTCCAGTAATACTTGGGGGCCCCCTGAGCTGAatacagtactgcaggtggggtctcacagaagtggccagtcATCCAAAATTGCAGCACTCAAGTTCTAAGACATAAATATGGTCTCAAAAAAACTATAGGCCAGGTCAAAAATACTACATATCCATTTTACGAAAATCTGACAAATTCAAATGAAGCTTGTGGCAATTTAAGCCAAAAGACATTTTACTGACAAGaaatacttctgaaaaaaaattgtaaaagtTAACTGGCACAGCAACACAGCAGGATTTCTCTTTGGTCTTAGATGTGGTTTCAAATAGCAGAACAAGAACAGCATAGCATTTCCAGTACCTACTCTGAAAGAAAGGCAGCTAAAACtatgttttaaataattttaccttaaagaaaaaacaatctcAGATTAGTCATGTCTCTCTATGAAGTGCCTACCGGCATTAGTGAGCTGGTGTTGGGCCAAAGGCTTGACACACTTCCGAGGGTCAAGGGGGCATAATTCCTAAGGTCAGCCACACAGAGCCCAGCCTAACCGCTTGACTCTGCTGCAACTGAAAAGGCTGAAGTGTTCCCATGCTCCAGGGGGATCAGGCTCAGAGAAGCTCTCCTCACAGCTGACTCTGATTTATTTGTGGTTTTGCACAGTAGATCTGGACAGACTATGCTACCAAGCTAAGAGAACAAGATAACAACCACAgattttctctccctcctgacTACCAACCAATAATTATAATACTGAAAACGGAGACCCAAAGAGCTTTTGATATACTCTAGCCTAAACTCTGAattacttttcttcttcttcacccAAACAGAAGCTGAAATTTCAGCTTGTGGTGCTGTagattttattttggaaaagtGCTGTTGTAATTTCCACTGAGTGAAACTTCATCCCACactgagaaaaataaattcctGTATCGTTAATATTTTCCTCTCCTAGTGAACACGCTGTCCTCACGCTGTCTACAAAACAAGGCAGAGACGACTGCATACAACAGTGACCTCTGGAGGCCAAGCCACAGTCCtgggagaaaaaacccaaacattagtACAAACCAAAAGATCTGGACAACACTCATACCCTCATAAATCTCAATACTTGAGCATTAGGGGGCTCTACTGCTTATGAAGGTATctcattttaaaatagtttttaaataaCAGAggaatatgtattttaaaatgtgtaaatGAAAACTTAAATTGCCTGTATTCTTGTTTTCAGATAAAAATCAAGATAAAATAACCACATATAAATAAAAGTAACTGTTTCCTAATGTGTTTGAAGTATATTAGTGACTAGCTCCTTTTGCTGAACTTCTTTAAGATCAACAGTTTTAACACTGATCAGAAAGCCAAAAGTACCAAATTCATCTCAGAGTCTAACTGTGAAAGGCCACTATTAACAAAGTTTTCAGTCACAAAAATCAGCAGAAGGTGCTGGTCTTTCTAGAAAACTTATCCATTGATCAGAGTTTCAAACTGGTACCTAActataaagaaagaaaacagaatttttcaGTACATAATGAGAAAAATTAACATGTATTCTCAGGTAGAAGCAAACTAGTTCACAAACCTGCCTCAGGAAGTAGCACTTGCCAACTCAAAGCAGAGCAAGCAGGCTATGACATTCTCAGACAACCAAAACCCCTGATTTTCCTTGagtaaaatgcatttttctaaCCACAATGATTCATCCACAAGCATGTTATAAAATACTCTAATAGCACATCCTAACCCATCAATCAGCTATATAGAGGCACTATAGCTGCAGAGATTTCAGCTTTTAAATTTCTGCAGAAttttttcaagagaaaaaagcCTTTTTGCTTCAACTAAAACTTCCTTAGACACCTTTTCTCCATAGCAGCCACAGCTGGCTAAGTGCCTAAGGGAAAGTGCAATGGGTGGTGAGAACAGTAAGCCCTTGAAGCCTATAGGCTGACCAACCACACTCAGAGTATGCACACCTTAAGGAACAGAAGCAGCCACATAGGAGGTTAGTCACTGCATGTCATTAACTCAGCCAGTATCAATATGGTCCTTCAACTTGTCTAGAACCTAGAAATAGGTTCTAATTGCCTGTGACTTGGAATGTAACTCACAGCTGACAGCATTATTAAGACACCTGTGTACTGTGCCCTTTCGAAAATCCTAGCGACAGAGATGGAACAACCTCAATGATAATTGATAGTTCAATGAACATGTGTTTTATATAAAATAGTCCTTATTTATTCTCCTTTCACTGGGAAGTGTCTCTTAAGCTTTTGGTAAtactgcacacacacaagaaaccaaaccaaaataaagcagaaacatCAATTTTACATAAAACAGCCAGACCTCTAACCTCCAAAACTACTCATTTTGGATCCAAGGGCCTGCAAAGAGATAAGCTTCTGTCAAGTTCTTAAGATTTCCTATATTCAGGCTGAGAGTACACTATGAAGTCTTTGGAGATGCTTGCATGTACTACCTAAAGCTATGCGTCCTCCTCAAATACCACAGACCCATTTGGAGAAAATTTCATTCTGTACTCCATAACCATTATTAGCACTCTTGGTAGAGAATCATGAACACAAGCTAAAAGGGAAATTTgcagtttcttccttttcccttcacaGCCTCAGAAGCATATACATTTTGTTTAACAAAGTCATTCACCGAGTATTGTGCTTCCTGATCTAGCTACAACCACTCAACTCAACCTATTTTGTAAGCATCTGTCATGTTCTTCCTTAGTTTTTTTTCACTCAAAGAGCAGACATCAGCCATAAACACTATTTGCTTGTTGTCTGCTCTGTTTGCAGCACATGGATAAGCATACAAAGCAGATCCTTTATTGTTCTGCAGAGTCACCTACAAATAATAATACATGGGTCAAACTTAAAATGCTGGCATGGGTCATATTAATTTTCACAAAGTAAGGGTTCACATTCCTATTTTGGTGAAGATCCAATTTTCTGTTTAGTTCAGCATTTCACCTGGATTTAATGTCTTATTTTCTGAGTCGTTACCTGAACACTAGCTGAAAAAATaccaagagaaggaaaaaagctgtATTTAGCTACCATCCAAAAGAGCAGTATGCACAACTGTTTCAGTTTCCAGACAAATGTTTCTCATCCACTTGAAAGTCACACTGGCAAAGGACTTAAGCCAAGAGATGAGTTTCTTGAGTTGACTGGAAAGTTTTGAAAGGAAGGGTGGGGCTATAAATAGAGCTGCTCTAGTTCAGTTCTGCAGAGCTGTCATGAAAATTCACCAGTCCCAGACAGACGTCTGAAACATTCACAAATCCAACCATTGTGTGAGAATTTCAgaagcttggaaaaaaaataaatttaataaaaGATCTGTTGTCTCACTAGCCTATCCAAGTAATGACCCTGGGCAGGAAAACAATTCCGTTTCTGCAAAAACCATTTTAGAATGAGGATGGCAAAATTTAGGACGTTTAGCATAACCAGACGAGCGATGTTCCCAATATTCGTTAACTCCAAGGATAACATGTTCAAATGTATCTTTTAGGGTCATCTTTCCAACACAGAACTCATTCATCTTCaaaatgacattaaaaaaaaaaaatcagaacttcTAATATTACTCAGAGTAGCATTCAATAAACATACCGTAAGTCAACAGTTGTCCCCTTTTTCTGTTTATCTGTGATTTCTTCATGTCGTCTTAATTGTGCAAGTAATTCTGAttctgtctctttcttgttGAGTGATAGGGAAGATGCAACTGCAGAAGCAGCCTCCACCAATTCTGGATTTAAAGGCTTGCCTCTGTAAGAGGCAAAAAGAgatataaaaatacaaaaaataaaagccttgaTATATTTAAATTGCCATTTTTGTACTGTCATTTTATGTCTTAAGAACTCTGAAGTAATAGTTGCACATTATCCCAAATGGGGGTGGCCAGGGGCACGGCCAGGTTTAGCCAATGTTGCACTAACCATCAACTGCCAAATGGCTCTGACAAGCTCCTGTTCTCAAACCTGGGAAAACAGCAGCCATATGCCACTGCACAGTCCCTGGCATGTCAAGCTTCAAGACCACAGGCAGCAAAGACCTGTGGGGTAACACAGCGAGGAGGAAAGCAGCTCAAAAGCCTTGACAAGCACGATGCcattcttaaatatttttcttccttttttctctatTGTATTGTATTTTATCTGAACAgtatttccccttcccttttaaACAACTTCCTACAAGTAGACGCTATTGCTACCTTTCAAGAATTTCAGTGCAGAAAAAAGGTAGCATATAGGAGAAAGCATATATCTTTCGTCCAGATTCTCCCCTGTAATTTACTGCAGTTCACATCTGTATACTGTATACTTGGAAATGGCATTTGATGCCTCATTTTGTcctaaacaatgaaaaaaagcaataataaaaaaaaaaggcaaaaaacaggCTAAGAAAAGTTTGTTATATTTACCGCTGGATGTCTTCTGTAGATCTCCGAGGCACAGCACCTCCACTGTCCAGGCCTTCCGCATTGCCTGTGGCTTGCTTTTTGATCTCACGTGTTTTTAACTGTTGAAGTTTCTTGCTGTAGCTCATTTCTACTTTCATATCACCAATAAGGTCTAACAGCTTCTGCTTTGGTGTTTCTGCTttgccttccttcctctctgatGCCACTTCATTGGTGCTGGTTTTGGAAGCCGTAGACTCATCTTTCTCAGCAGAAAGCACAGTGCTTGTGCTGAAgaatttctgtattttgctAGACAATACATaaagttacaaaaaaaaaaaaaaagtcacaagtTAAAAATAGAGTCCAAGGCTTAATTTTGTAAACCTACAAAGAAGTATTAGTTACAACTTTCTAGGCCTAATTATATACACACTTGAGTATGTATGTTAAGTACCTGTCAAACAATACCTTTTCATTTTTGAGAAGGGCTAGAGCACTGTTTAAAATTCTTGgctatttatgtttttttcatcACAAAAATCACATAACTTTATTTCTTCCATGAATATATTCTACTTAATCtatgaaattaaaacatttgAAGTATCCCTGCATTAGGTAGCAGACTGAGAATTTTAATGTACTGGTATCTAACTCTTAAATGCATTAGTACTATAGAAATCTCATTGAAACTCTTAGAATAGGACAACAAAAAGATCAATCCTGGCCACTCAAAAAAAGGTTGTACATGTGTATTTGGCTCCAAATAATTCCACACTTGTGGCACTACTAGGAATCACATTGCCCTACCCTATGCCTTCTAACACAGCAGCCAAGCATTTAAGCAGCCATGAGGCAGAATGGGTCTGATGGAAGATAACCCagtaataaattaaataaaagttAGCTTTCCCCTCTGGAACAGATTCTCTACCTAGTTTACCACATCACCGCAAAGAAGCTAAAACTGGCACAGTGCAGACAAGGATATAAAGCCAGAGCCAGCAGGGAACTGCACAGGATACTGCTCCCAACACAGACCAGTGGTGTTCACTGGAAAAACTacaataaaattttaataaaTGTTCTCTTTCCCATTATgaaattaaatgtttaaaaCTTTTAATTCAAAAAcactttttt harbors:
- the MRPS31 gene encoding 28S ribosomal protein S31, mitochondrial; amino-acid sequence: MKVEMSYSKKLQQLKTREIKKQATGNAEGLDSGGAVPRRSTEDIQRGKPLNPELVEAASAVASSLSLNKKETESELLAQLRRHEEITDKQKKGTTVDLRNVLSKMAIKRQSTAQRGVRISNRISLDLDEDVQSKSGRLLPPSFVSGRSLKVGRRLNIFTKASTETENALETVSPPTIWDLEFAKEIAAVTAQPPRNGFEEMIQWTKEGILWEFPIDNEAGMEEDAEFHEHIFLEKHLENFPKQGPIRHFMELVICGLSKNPYLSVKQKIEHIEWFHNYFEEKKEFLQEI